The Flavobacterium johnsoniae UW101 genomic interval ATAACAGTTTTTAAGGAGTCCGACATGGGGATTTTCGGTTCTACGGCTGTTATTTTCCAAGAGTTAATCAGTTTATTTCTACCCTTAGAACATGAAATCATTAATACTGCTGCCAATGCAAGCCCGAAGATAAATAGTTTAGAATTTTTCATGATTTTGTGATTAATAATTAGATAGGAAAAAGATACAAAAAAAAGTTTTATCCCTAACATTTTATTAACACAAAATATCTGGTTTCTAAGATCTTAGTAAAAATAAGGGTTGATAAAGTTCTAAAAATTAATTCAGTGTTAAAGCTCCCAGAATTTCTTCATACATAAATGGGCCGCCTGGGTATTTTGCGGTATAATCCAGATTCATCCAGACTTGTCCGCGTTCATCGATATGGTAATGTATTTTTTTACCATAACTTTCTTTTTGAAAAAGGACATTTTTAATTAAATAATTGACTTTTTCCAGATCGATCATAGATCCAATAAGTATTTCAGGATAAATATGACCTTTTGTATGAATAAGTCTCGGCGTTCCTCCAATAGAACGAATAGCCGCAGCCATTAAAATAGAATGATCGTCGCAGTCTCCTGAAAAATATTCTAATGATTCGCTGGCAGTGGCAATATAATCGCCGTCTTTAGGATCGTTTACATAATTCCAGCGTCCGTTGATTTCTTTAAAAACAGCAAAACACTGAATAATCGTTCTATAGTCAGAATAACCTTTTATGCCTTTAAAATGCTTTGAAGTGGCCATAATTGCAAAATTTCGGACTTTGGGGTTCTGGTATTCAATTGCATTTATAATTTTTGATTTATTAGGAAACGGAAGCAGCTTTGCCACCACAATATCCTGCGGATACGGATTGTCTGACATGGTATAGATCATCGAATTATAATCTTCTGAAATCTCACTAAAACCATAATTTCCAATAACTGATCCGTAAAATAAAATCAATAAGTAAACCGCAACACATAAAATAATTATGGTTCGCAGATACATTAACAGAAAGAAAATAGCGGCAAAAACAAAAATGAATATAAAAACACGATCGAGATTGAATGCCCATTCTAAATCTATAAGGTTTTGATGCAGAATGATAAATATCGGAATTGTAATAAAAAGACTCAACACAGAAATAATAATCCTGTCCCAAGGCGATTTCACCTGTAATTTGGATTTTAACTGCGGAAGGTCAATTTTAGGAAAATTTATCATAAGAATCAAAAGCAGTATTTACAGCGCTTTTACCGTTTCAACAAAAGTACTTTTTTTATCAATAATTCCCAGATCAAATAATTGATTTTGAATTTTGACAAACGCTTTTTCACTTAAATGTTTCTGTGACCATTGTGTTAGTTTCAGCCATTCCTGAATGTCTTCGACTTTTTGATTAAATAAATCTGCCAAAGTTTTATCAATATCAGGAATCTGCGCAAAATCGTGTGTTGTTTTGTTGATGATTTCTAATACTTTTTCGACTGCTTTAGCATTCTTTTTAAGGAATTCATCACGAACAACAATCACAAATGAAGGCCATGGAGTAGGGCAGTCGCCTACACGTCTGAAAATTCCCTGATCTACAAGCGGTTTTGTCATAAAACGTTCCCACATAAAATAATCAGCAGTGCCGTTTGTTAAAGCTTCAACAGCGCCGTCGATTGTATTTATAATT includes:
- a CDS encoding transglutaminase-like domain-containing protein — encoded protein: MINFPKIDLPQLKSKLQVKSPWDRIIISVLSLFITIPIFIILHQNLIDLEWAFNLDRVFIFIFVFAAIFFLLMYLRTIIILCVAVYLLILFYGSVIGNYGFSEISEDYNSMIYTMSDNPYPQDIVVAKLLPFPNKSKIINAIEYQNPKVRNFAIMATSKHFKGIKGYSDYRTIIQCFAVFKEINGRWNYVNDPKDGDYIATASESLEYFSGDCDDHSILMAAAIRSIGGTPRLIHTKGHIYPEILIGSMIDLEKVNYLIKNVLFQKESYGKKIHYHIDERGQVWMNLDYTAKYPGGPFMYEEILGALTLN
- a CDS encoding substrate-binding domain-containing protein, which gives rise to MKTVKIVGVPEHFNLPWHLCIENGEFEAENIDLQWKNVPEGTGKMCQMLRDGEADMAVILTEGIVKDITAGNPSKIVQIYVQSPLIWGIHVAAKSDFQTVKDLENKKAAISRIGSGSQLMAYVNANEQGWNSDNLQFEIINTIDGAVEALTNGTADYFMWERFMTKPLVDQGIFRRVGDCPTPWPSFVIVVRDEFLKKNAKAVEKVLEIINKTTHDFAQIPDIDKTLADLFNQKVEDIQEWLKLTQWSQKHLSEKAFVKIQNQLFDLGIIDKKSTFVETVKAL